One Sanguibacter keddieii DSM 10542 genomic window carries:
- a CDS encoding Fic family protein: MSLPTVDPSGSHSWPPIGREELGWTSTIPVDLLSRRARDRLRNPYMAAVVPEIGDLTPSLSRSVAEAAEDATSAIRAFDADSGHDVAPFAAVLLRSESASSSQIENITSGAKQIALAEIHEESRANAALVVSNADAMRAALALADEISPDSVLAMHRALLGASAPDIAGRWRDSAVWIGGNGYSPHGASFVAPAAGRVVPAITDLVRFSARNDLPALTQAAVAHAQFETIHPFPDGNGRTGRALVHSMLRRRGVTRAVTVPVSAGLLTDTDRYFAALTAYREGDVDPIVETLADAATASVANGRLLVTDLRELRLTWADTISARSDSSVWRIVDLLLRQPVISTAVVMDAVGINHTNASRAIDRLVTAGVLAEVGGRRRSMLWQATGVLHALDAFAARTGRRAVPDRT; encoded by the coding sequence ATGTCACTCCCTACGGTCGACCCCTCAGGCAGCCACTCGTGGCCGCCGATCGGTCGCGAGGAGCTCGGGTGGACGTCGACGATCCCCGTCGACCTGCTCTCTCGCAGGGCTCGCGACCGTCTGCGCAACCCGTACATGGCGGCCGTGGTCCCGGAGATCGGCGACCTGACCCCCTCCCTCTCTCGGTCCGTCGCCGAGGCGGCGGAGGACGCCACATCGGCGATCCGGGCCTTCGACGCCGACTCGGGCCACGACGTCGCCCCGTTCGCAGCGGTCCTGCTCCGGTCGGAGTCGGCCTCCTCCTCGCAGATCGAGAACATCACCTCGGGCGCGAAGCAGATCGCCCTCGCCGAGATCCACGAGGAGTCCCGGGCGAACGCCGCGCTCGTGGTGAGCAACGCGGACGCGATGCGTGCAGCCCTGGCACTCGCCGACGAGATCTCCCCGGACTCCGTCCTCGCCATGCATCGCGCGCTCCTCGGGGCGAGCGCCCCGGACATCGCCGGCCGCTGGCGTGACTCCGCGGTCTGGATCGGCGGGAACGGATACTCGCCCCACGGAGCGTCGTTCGTCGCTCCCGCCGCCGGACGCGTGGTCCCGGCGATCACGGACCTGGTCCGCTTCTCCGCCAGGAACGACCTGCCGGCGCTGACCCAGGCCGCCGTCGCCCACGCGCAGTTCGAGACGATCCACCCGTTCCCGGACGGCAACGGGCGGACGGGTCGCGCCCTGGTGCACTCGATGCTGCGACGGCGAGGAGTGACCCGCGCGGTGACCGTCCCGGTGTCAGCGGGGCTGCTCACCGACACGGATCGGTACTTCGCTGCGCTCACGGCCTACCGCGAGGGCGACGTCGACCCGATCGTCGAGACGCTCGCAGATGCCGCCACGGCGTCCGTCGCCAACGGGCGCCTCCTCGTCACCGACCTTCGAGAGCTTCGTCTGACGTGGGCGGACACGATCTCGGCACGGTCCGACTCGTCCGTGTGGCGCATCGTCGACCTGCTGCTCCGCCAGCCCGTGATCAGCACCGCCGTCGTCATGGACGCCGTGGGGATCAACCACACGAACGCCTCTCGGGCGATCGACCGGCTCGTCACCGCAGGTGTCCTCGCCGAGGTCGGAGGGCGCAGGCGGTCGATGCTCTGGCAGGCGACCGGCGTCCTCCACGCGCTGGACGCCTTCGCGGCACGCACGGGACGCCGGGCCGTGCCCGACCGGACCTAG
- a CDS encoding beta-galactosidase: MTLPQTDHLPYGGDYNPEQWGTDVWDDDYRLFDAAGITTVTLGVFAWAHTQPSADTYDFSRLDAIVDRATAEGRLICLATGTGAQPPWLATEFPEVTRVDFEGRRHLYGQRHNACPSSPVHRRLAAELARRVAARYASNPAVVAWHVNNEYGGEGGACYCDHCAAGFRDWLRERYGTLEALNHAWCTTFWSHTFTAWEQVVPPSALSEHWRGPDHTAFQGITLDYRRFTTDAMLACFLDEKAAIRESSPDVPVTTNFMGMFRPLDYHRWAPHLDFASWDNYPPDARSQARMGFTHDLMRGLKDGQPFWLMEQTPSVTASRDVNSLKAPGVMASWSWQAVAHGADAVLYFQMRASRGASEKYHGAVIGHSGRSDTRVFQEAAALGADLGRVGTLTLGARTRARVAVLFDWDSWWALEMSDGPSRRVRYQQVVLAYHRALWDANVDIDAVAVTADLSGYDVVVAPALHMVKGDLAERLTAVARRGGTVVTTFLSGRVDEDDNAFLTDVPGPLAPLVGVRVDEWDAQEADVVNPVLLDDGSGEVGGSVEVASTLLFELVLPQGAEVVGRYTRDFYAGTAAVTRNRVGDGQAWYVGAGLDAEGVAWVLRRVLDRHGLVGPLADVPDVEVTTRHQDDGSRVTFVINHRDESVEVPAPVSGDELLGGTALRAGDLVILAPQQVLVISTTTED; the protein is encoded by the coding sequence ATGACCCTCCCCCAGACCGACCACCTTCCCTACGGCGGCGACTACAACCCCGAGCAGTGGGGCACCGACGTGTGGGACGACGACTACCGTCTCTTCGACGCCGCCGGCATCACCACCGTCACCCTCGGGGTCTTCGCCTGGGCGCACACCCAGCCGTCCGCCGACACCTACGACTTCTCCCGGCTCGACGCGATCGTCGACCGCGCGACCGCCGAGGGCCGGCTGATCTGCCTCGCCACGGGCACCGGCGCCCAGCCGCCCTGGCTCGCGACCGAGTTCCCCGAGGTGACCCGCGTCGACTTCGAGGGCCGCCGCCACCTGTACGGGCAGCGCCACAACGCCTGCCCGTCGTCCCCGGTCCACCGCCGCCTCGCGGCCGAGCTCGCCCGGCGCGTGGCCGCCCGGTACGCCTCCAACCCCGCCGTGGTCGCCTGGCACGTCAACAACGAGTACGGCGGCGAGGGCGGCGCCTGCTACTGCGACCACTGCGCCGCGGGCTTCCGCGACTGGCTCCGCGAGCGGTACGGCACCCTCGAGGCCCTCAACCACGCGTGGTGCACCACGTTCTGGTCCCACACCTTCACCGCGTGGGAGCAGGTCGTGCCGCCCTCGGCGCTCAGCGAGCACTGGCGCGGCCCCGACCACACCGCGTTCCAGGGGATCACGCTCGACTACCGACGCTTCACCACGGACGCGATGCTCGCGTGCTTCCTCGACGAGAAGGCCGCGATCCGCGAGTCCAGCCCCGACGTCCCGGTGACCACCAACTTCATGGGCATGTTCCGGCCCCTCGACTACCACCGCTGGGCGCCGCACCTGGACTTCGCGTCGTGGGACAACTACCCGCCCGACGCCCGGTCCCAGGCCAGGATGGGGTTCACCCACGACCTCATGAGGGGCCTCAAGGACGGTCAGCCGTTCTGGCTCATGGAGCAGACGCCGAGCGTCACCGCGAGCCGCGACGTCAACTCGCTCAAGGCCCCCGGCGTCATGGCGTCGTGGAGCTGGCAGGCCGTGGCGCACGGGGCCGACGCGGTCCTGTACTTCCAGATGCGCGCCTCGCGCGGGGCGAGCGAGAAGTACCACGGCGCGGTGATCGGGCACTCGGGGCGCTCCGACACCCGGGTGTTCCAGGAGGCCGCCGCGCTCGGCGCCGACCTCGGTCGCGTCGGCACGCTGACCCTCGGTGCCCGCACCCGCGCCCGGGTCGCCGTGCTCTTCGACTGGGACTCCTGGTGGGCGCTCGAGATGTCCGACGGGCCGTCGCGCCGGGTCCGCTACCAGCAGGTGGTCCTGGCGTACCACCGCGCGCTGTGGGACGCGAACGTCGACATCGACGCCGTCGCCGTGACCGCGGACCTCAGCGGGTACGACGTGGTGGTCGCGCCCGCGCTGCACATGGTCAAGGGCGACCTCGCCGAGCGGCTCACCGCCGTCGCCCGGCGGGGCGGGACGGTAGTCACCACCTTCCTGTCAGGTCGGGTCGACGAGGACGACAACGCCTTCCTCACCGACGTCCCCGGTCCGCTCGCGCCGCTCGTCGGCGTGCGGGTCGACGAGTGGGACGCGCAGGAGGCCGACGTGGTGAACCCCGTGCTGCTCGACGACGGGTCGGGCGAGGTCGGGGGGTCGGTCGAGGTGGCGTCGACGCTGCTCTTCGAGCTCGTGCTGCCGCAAGGTGCCGAGGTGGTCGGGCGGTACACCCGCGACTTCTACGCCGGGACCGCCGCCGTGACCCGCAACCGGGTGGGCGACGGCCAGGCCTGGTACGTCGGCGCGGGCCTCGACGCCGAGGGAGTCGCCTGGGTCCTGCGGCGCGTGCTCGACCGGCACGGGCTCGTGGGACCGCTGGCCGACGTCCCCGACGTCGAGGTGACCACCCGGCACCAGGACGACGGCAGCCGGGTCACCTTCGTCATCAACCACCGCGACGAGAGCGTCGAGGTGCCGGCCCCGGTGAGCGGCGACGAGCTGCTCGGGGGCACAGCGCTCCGCGCGGGCGACCTGGTGATCCTCGCGCCGCAGCAGGTGCTCGTGATCTCGACGACGACGGAGGACTGA
- a CDS encoding GH39 family glycosyl hydrolase, translating to MRTIVPDTSTALLGDSWRACVGTGRMELALRRDYQDSLALVQREIGFRHIRGHGLLSDGMGIYRPYEVDGRAGIRYSFTYLDQVVDAYLAVGVRPFLELGFMPEALASGDATVFWWKGNITPPTSYEAWADLVRATLRHLVDRYGIEEVSTWPVEVWNEPNLDAFWLDADQQEYFRLYGVTARAVKDVDPRLQVGGPAISPGADDWWAPFLAHVEAHDLPLDFVSSHAYATGPAQHVPFGVYQTLRDADHLLEQLAAPGAHLAGTPYADVPVHITEYSSSYRPDNPVHDTAYNAAYLAPVLAAGGDLVDSFSYWTFSDVFEEVGIPTAIFHGGFGLLTHRQVKKPTFHLFAFMARMGQHVLARGEDHLVTRHDDGRVTVLAWQPVHGTDGPAAPARHELRLSVPVASATVAGEEHEPHRPAPQTVLVDRSSVDETEGNAFTAWQHMGRPAHPSERQVETLRALAEPLRRHASLPVVDGRADLDLVLGRHGVAFVELTPVVDETPGWLDDRRIVGQDEVAR from the coding sequence GTGCGCACGATCGTCCCTGACACCTCGACCGCCCTCCTCGGCGACTCCTGGCGTGCCTGCGTCGGCACCGGCCGCATGGAGCTCGCGCTCCGACGCGACTACCAGGACTCCCTCGCGCTGGTGCAGCGCGAGATCGGGTTCCGGCACATCCGCGGGCACGGCCTGCTGAGCGACGGGATGGGCATCTACCGCCCCTACGAGGTCGACGGCCGGGCAGGGATCCGGTACTCCTTCACCTACCTCGACCAGGTGGTCGACGCATACCTGGCCGTCGGGGTCCGTCCGTTCCTCGAGCTCGGGTTCATGCCCGAGGCCCTCGCCTCCGGCGACGCCACGGTGTTCTGGTGGAAGGGCAACATCACGCCACCGACGTCGTACGAGGCCTGGGCCGACCTGGTCCGCGCGACCCTGCGCCACCTCGTGGACCGCTACGGCATCGAGGAGGTGAGCACCTGGCCGGTCGAGGTGTGGAACGAACCCAACCTCGACGCGTTCTGGCTCGACGCAGACCAGCAGGAGTACTTCCGTCTCTACGGGGTCACCGCCCGCGCCGTCAAGGACGTGGACCCGCGGCTGCAGGTCGGCGGTCCCGCGATCTCCCCCGGGGCCGACGACTGGTGGGCGCCGTTCCTCGCCCACGTGGAGGCCCACGACCTCCCCCTCGACTTCGTCAGCTCGCACGCCTACGCCACCGGCCCGGCGCAGCACGTACCCTTCGGCGTCTACCAGACGCTCCGCGACGCCGACCACCTGCTCGAGCAGCTCGCGGCCCCGGGCGCGCACCTCGCCGGGACCCCGTACGCCGACGTCCCCGTGCACATCACCGAGTACTCGTCGTCGTACCGCCCCGACAACCCCGTGCACGACACCGCCTACAACGCGGCCTACCTCGCCCCGGTCCTCGCGGCCGGCGGCGACCTCGTCGACTCCTTCTCCTACTGGACCTTCAGCGACGTGTTCGAGGAGGTGGGCATCCCGACGGCGATCTTCCACGGAGGGTTCGGGCTGCTCACCCACCGTCAGGTGAAGAAGCCGACCTTCCACCTCTTCGCCTTCATGGCCCGCATGGGCCAGCACGTGCTCGCCCGCGGCGAGGACCACCTCGTCACCCGGCACGACGACGGGCGGGTCACCGTCCTCGCGTGGCAGCCGGTCCACGGGACCGACGGACCGGCTGCGCCCGCCCGGCACGAGCTGCGTCTGTCGGTCCCCGTCGCCAGCGCGACGGTGGCCGGCGAGGAGCACGAGCCCCACCGGCCCGCGCCCCAGACCGTGCTCGTCGACCGGTCGAGCGTCGACGAGACCGAGGGCAACGCCTTCACCGCCTGGCAGCACATGGGCCGCCCGGCCCACCCGAGCGAGCGTCAGGTCGAGACGCTGCGCGCCCTCGCCGAGCCGCTCCGCCGGCACGCGAGCCTGCCGGTGGTCGACGGCCGCGCCGACCTCGACCTCGTCCTCGGTCGCCACGGCGTGGCCTTCGTCGAGCTCACGCCCGTCGTCGACGAGACGCCCGGCTGGCTCGACGACCGACGCATCGTGGGCCAGGACGAGGTGGCGCGGTGA
- a CDS encoding amidohydrolase, with protein sequence MTDAPSTAALHDTVATTVAVRSEELLALSHAIHARPELAFAEHHAAGLVAERLADAGFDVTTGVHGLDTAIRATYGSGDMNAVVCVEYDALPGVGHACGHNIIAAAGVGAAIAAAAVADELGIRVTVLGTPAEEHGGGKVLMLADGAWDDATFSLMVHPYPADTWPTTTRMQAVHRLVVTFTGQGAHAAAAPDQARNAADGATIALVAVGLLRQQVRDGARLNAIVTEAGLVTNIIADRAVVEIEVREATLDALQDLERRVLACFEGAAIAAGVSWSVDESEPLYADLVQDEALVEVFAGHLSARGRTLDRSAPARSGGSTDMGNVSQVVPSIHPVVGVEDAQGPIHTAEFASAAAGPSGDRAVLDAAVALASTIVDAARDPQLRARLLAAQADRDRARADAGGPVDMSTSEVSA encoded by the coding sequence GTGACCGACGCCCCGTCCACCGCCGCGCTGCACGACACCGTGGCGACGACCGTCGCGGTCCGCTCGGAGGAGCTGCTCGCGCTCTCCCACGCGATCCACGCACGCCCCGAGCTGGCCTTCGCCGAGCACCATGCGGCCGGGCTCGTCGCCGAGCGGCTCGCCGACGCAGGCTTCGACGTGACGACGGGCGTCCACGGGCTCGACACCGCGATCCGCGCGACCTACGGCAGCGGAGACATGAACGCCGTCGTGTGCGTCGAGTACGACGCCCTGCCCGGCGTGGGCCACGCCTGCGGGCACAACATCATCGCCGCGGCCGGGGTCGGGGCGGCCATCGCCGCCGCGGCCGTCGCCGACGAGCTCGGCATCCGCGTGACGGTCCTCGGCACCCCGGCCGAGGAGCACGGCGGCGGCAAGGTGCTCATGCTCGCCGACGGCGCCTGGGACGACGCGACCTTCTCGCTCATGGTGCACCCCTACCCCGCCGACACCTGGCCCACCACGACGCGCATGCAGGCCGTGCACCGGCTGGTCGTCACCTTCACCGGCCAGGGCGCGCACGCCGCCGCGGCCCCCGACCAGGCCCGCAACGCCGCCGACGGCGCGACCATCGCGCTCGTCGCCGTCGGCCTGCTGCGCCAGCAGGTGCGCGACGGGGCGCGCCTCAACGCGATCGTCACCGAGGCCGGGCTGGTCACCAACATCATCGCGGACCGCGCGGTCGTCGAGATCGAGGTCCGCGAAGCGACGCTCGACGCACTGCAGGACCTCGAGCGCCGTGTTCTCGCGTGCTTCGAGGGCGCAGCGATCGCCGCCGGGGTGTCGTGGTCGGTCGACGAGTCCGAGCCGCTCTACGCCGACCTCGTGCAGGACGAGGCCCTCGTCGAGGTCTTCGCCGGGCACCTGTCCGCCCGTGGCCGGACGCTCGACCGCTCCGCCCCGGCGCGCAGCGGCGGGTCGACCGACATGGGCAACGTGTCGCAGGTGGTCCCGTCCATCCACCCCGTCGTCGGGGTCGAGGACGCCCAGGGGCCGATCCACACCGCCGAGTTCGCCTCCGCGGCCGCGGGTCCGTCAGGTGACCGCGCGGTGCTGGACGCCGCAGTCGCGCTGGCGTCGACCATCGTCGACGCGGCCCGCGACCCGCAGCTGCGGGCACGGCTGCTCGCCGCGCAGGCCGATCGGGACAGAGCCCGGGCGGACGCCGGAGGCCCGGTGGACATGTCCACGAGCGAGGTGTCGGCATGA
- a CDS encoding alpha-glucuronidase, translating to MIPQTEGTHPAWLPDAALVHLAAADAVVLGDGPLVDTVRTEVAHAATLGGGETAPRPAGGASPDRLVLALLDAVPDDAPEQLREAVDLVQRAPGDEGFVEVRRTGAAGTTVTMLATTGHGLLHAWFHLVRQGAAVLGVRPEGDRSGAQASLRVEAHEPAHALRVLDHWDNVSVHPVMGQVERGYSGGSLFYDDGALRPDLGRVRQYARLLAASGVNRVALNNVNVGRREAQLLTTHLDDVVALADAFRPYGIRVHLSVSFASPVVLGGLGTADPVDPEVQAWWAQTAAAVYAAVPDFGGFVVKADSEGQPGPFTYGRDHADGANMLARALGPHDGVVHWRAFVYDHHQDWRDRSTDRARAAHDHFAPLDGRFDENVVLQVKLGPVDFQVREPLSPVITVMPQTRVAVEVQVTQEYTGQQQHVAYLAPQWTDAMQTRPWGDDGPAVHDVTSGRATLARRGITGGGLAAVSNVGQDVFWTGHPFAQANLYAYGRLAWDPTLTAEAILDEWVGLTFGDAPDELRTTVRDLLSGSLDVYEQYTAPLGVGFMVSPTRQHYGPDVDGYEYTAWGTYHFADRDGVGVDRSCATGTGYAGLYPPGLAATYESLSTCPDELLLFFHHVPYSHRLHSGTTVVQHIYDTHFAGVERVEEMVTAWEKVAPLADPALAGRVGERLAEQLRSAVEWRDQLNTYFFRKSGVPDGRGRRIY from the coding sequence ATGATCCCGCAGACCGAAGGTACCCACCCCGCCTGGCTCCCCGACGCAGCACTCGTGCACCTGGCCGCGGCCGACGCCGTCGTGCTCGGGGACGGCCCCCTCGTCGACACCGTCCGCACCGAGGTCGCGCACGCCGCCACCCTCGGAGGAGGAGAGACCGCACCGCGCCCCGCCGGTGGCGCGTCTCCCGACCGTCTCGTCCTCGCGCTGCTGGACGCCGTCCCCGACGACGCACCCGAGCAGCTGCGCGAGGCCGTCGACCTCGTCCAGCGGGCTCCCGGGGACGAGGGGTTCGTCGAGGTCCGCCGCACCGGCGCCGCCGGCACGACCGTCACGATGCTCGCCACGACCGGGCACGGGCTGCTCCACGCGTGGTTCCACCTGGTCCGTCAGGGGGCGGCAGTCCTCGGCGTGCGGCCCGAGGGCGATCGATCAGGCGCCCAGGCGTCCCTGCGCGTCGAGGCGCACGAGCCCGCGCACGCCCTGCGGGTCCTCGACCACTGGGACAACGTCTCCGTGCACCCCGTGATGGGGCAGGTCGAGCGTGGGTACTCGGGCGGCTCGCTGTTCTACGACGACGGGGCGCTCCGACCCGACCTCGGGCGGGTGCGCCAGTACGCCCGGCTGCTCGCCGCGTCCGGCGTGAACCGCGTGGCCCTCAACAACGTCAACGTCGGTCGGCGCGAGGCGCAGCTGCTCACCACGCACCTCGACGACGTCGTGGCGCTCGCCGACGCCTTCCGGCCCTACGGCATCCGGGTGCACCTGTCGGTGAGCTTCGCGTCGCCCGTGGTGCTCGGCGGTCTCGGGACAGCCGACCCCGTCGACCCCGAGGTCCAGGCGTGGTGGGCGCAGACGGCGGCGGCTGTGTACGCGGCGGTCCCAGACTTCGGCGGGTTCGTGGTGAAGGCGGACTCCGAGGGACAGCCCGGCCCGTTCACGTACGGCCGGGACCACGCCGACGGCGCGAACATGCTGGCGCGGGCGCTCGGCCCGCACGACGGGGTCGTGCACTGGCGGGCCTTCGTGTACGACCACCACCAGGACTGGCGGGACCGCTCGACCGACCGGGCACGCGCCGCGCACGACCACTTCGCACCGCTCGACGGGCGGTTCGACGAGAACGTGGTGCTCCAGGTGAAGCTCGGGCCGGTCGACTTCCAGGTGCGCGAGCCGCTCTCCCCCGTCATCACGGTGATGCCCCAGACCCGGGTCGCTGTCGAGGTGCAGGTCACGCAGGAGTACACAGGGCAGCAGCAGCACGTCGCCTACCTGGCACCGCAGTGGACCGACGCCATGCAGACGCGGCCGTGGGGAGACGACGGACCCGCGGTCCACGACGTGACGTCCGGCCGTGCGACGCTCGCCCGACGCGGGATCACGGGCGGCGGCCTCGCCGCCGTGTCGAACGTCGGGCAGGACGTGTTCTGGACAGGGCACCCCTTCGCCCAGGCGAACCTCTACGCCTACGGGCGCCTCGCCTGGGACCCGACGCTCACGGCCGAGGCGATCCTCGACGAGTGGGTCGGGCTGACCTTCGGTGACGCGCCCGACGAGCTGCGGACGACGGTCCGCGACCTGCTGTCCGGGTCCCTCGACGTCTACGAGCAGTACACCGCACCCCTGGGTGTCGGCTTCATGGTCAGCCCGACGCGCCAGCACTACGGCCCGGACGTCGACGGGTACGAGTACACGGCGTGGGGTACCTACCACTTCGCCGACCGGGACGGGGTCGGGGTGGACCGGAGCTGTGCGACGGGCACCGGGTACGCCGGTCTCTACCCGCCAGGGCTCGCGGCGACCTACGAGTCGCTCAGCACGTGCCCCGACGAGCTCCTGCTGTTCTTCCACCACGTCCCGTACTCGCACCGGCTGCACTCCGGTACCACCGTCGTGCAGCACATCTACGACACGCACTTCGCGGGGGTCGAGCGCGTCGAGGAGATGGTGACCGCGTGGGAGAAGGTCGCGCCGCTCGCCGACCCAGCCCTCGCGGGACGCGTCGGTGAGCGCCTCGCCGAGCAGCTGCGGTCAGCCGTCGAGTGGCGCGACCAGCTCAACACGTACTTCTTCCGAAAGTCCGGTGTGCCCGACGGGCGAGGGCGGCGGATCTACTAG
- a CDS encoding DEAD/DEAH box helicase has protein sequence MARVDELLDVLLAGGRRSGQLTHVEHIPAREGTQADWPAWADPSLVSGYKALGVDRPWVHQVEAAEAAWAGKHTVVATSTGSGKSLAFWLPALTSVRGDRAGAAFDPGRIESARDRGSVLYLSPTKALAADQLASVTRLLSASKARDVQVDTCDGDTPFSARKWIQDHADVVLTNPDYLHFSMLPNHARWARFLRSLRYVVVDEGHAFRGVFGAHVSLVLRRLQRLAAYYAPSSATRGSGRTRTAVQHRSASGLLLPRVGPTFVVASATTADPAVSAGRLVGVDPSEVVAVTEDASPAGRKTFALWEPPELPRYDAAAFTRSRAERADGDAAVAALVDDPWDVGGAPGDLGLVDDLGLVDDADAVDAEGDQDRPRRSATAVAADLLADLTVHGARTLAFTRSRRGAESVATTTQEHLRPVDPSLPGTVAAYRGGYLPEERRALEAAVRSGEIRALATTNALELGVDISGLDAVLIIGWPGTRVSLWQQAGRAGRAGADGLVAFVAREDPLDTFLVHHPDAIFRTPIEATVFDPTNPYVLAGHLCAAAGELPVRTEDLPLFGGDAARTLLDQLTERGTLRRRSSGWFWTHHQNAAGFTNIRGEGGTPVSVVESATGRLLGTVDAAAADGSVHTGAVYVHQGETFVVEDYNLVDSVALVGREDVGYGTWSRSITSIDVIEETDHVDWGSETSADGRPAVEWGFGTVEVHHQVESFQRRRVPSQEVLGTEPLDLPVRTLRTAAAWWTVSAELLEAAQVDADQAPGALHAAEHASIGLLPLLATCDRWDLGGVSTAMHVDTERATVFVYDAFPGGAGFAERGYHLAQTWLAATREAIATCSCATGCPGCVQSPKCGNGNNPLDKAAAVRLLDAVLAQGPGSAVGGGAGLGVPDKE, from the coding sequence GTGGCCCGTGTCGACGAACTCCTCGACGTCCTCCTCGCCGGAGGACGACGCTCTGGACAGCTGACGCACGTCGAGCACATCCCGGCGCGCGAGGGCACACAGGCCGACTGGCCGGCCTGGGCCGACCCGTCGCTCGTGTCCGGGTACAAGGCCCTCGGCGTCGACCGCCCGTGGGTGCACCAGGTCGAGGCGGCCGAGGCCGCGTGGGCCGGGAAGCACACCGTCGTCGCGACGTCGACGGGGTCCGGCAAGTCACTGGCCTTCTGGCTGCCCGCGCTGACCTCCGTGCGCGGCGACCGTGCCGGGGCGGCCTTCGACCCCGGGCGCATCGAGTCCGCGCGCGACCGCGGGTCCGTGCTGTACCTCAGCCCGACCAAGGCGCTCGCCGCCGACCAGCTCGCGTCGGTCACCCGGCTGCTCTCGGCCTCGAAGGCTCGCGACGTCCAGGTGGACACCTGCGACGGTGACACCCCGTTCTCCGCGCGGAAGTGGATCCAGGACCACGCCGACGTGGTCCTCACCAACCCGGACTACCTGCACTTCTCGATGCTGCCGAACCATGCCCGGTGGGCACGCTTCCTGCGGTCGCTGCGGTATGTCGTCGTCGACGAGGGGCACGCGTTCCGCGGGGTGTTCGGCGCGCACGTCTCCCTGGTCCTGCGGCGCCTCCAGCGCCTCGCCGCCTACTACGCGCCGAGCTCGGCGACGCGCGGCAGCGGGCGCACCCGCACCGCGGTGCAGCACCGCAGCGCGAGCGGGCTGCTGCTGCCGCGCGTCGGGCCGACCTTCGTCGTGGCCTCCGCGACGACCGCCGACCCCGCGGTGAGCGCCGGTCGGCTGGTGGGCGTGGACCCGTCCGAGGTCGTCGCGGTCACCGAGGACGCCTCCCCGGCGGGACGCAAGACCTTCGCCCTGTGGGAGCCGCCCGAGCTCCCGCGGTACGACGCCGCAGCGTTCACGCGCTCGCGTGCCGAGCGTGCCGACGGTGACGCGGCGGTCGCGGCGCTGGTCGACGACCCGTGGGACGTCGGCGGCGCTCCGGGGGACCTCGGTCTCGTCGACGACCTGGGTCTGGTCGACGACGCGGACGCCGTCGACGCCGAGGGCGACCAGGACCGGCCGCGCCGCTCGGCGACGGCCGTCGCCGCGGACCTGCTCGCCGACCTCACCGTCCACGGCGCGCGCACCCTGGCCTTCACGCGCTCCCGCCGTGGCGCCGAGTCCGTCGCCACGACCACCCAGGAGCACCTGCGCCCGGTGGACCCGTCGCTGCCCGGGACGGTCGCCGCCTACCGCGGCGGGTACCTGCCCGAGGAGCGCCGCGCGCTCGAGGCAGCGGTGCGCTCCGGTGAGATCCGTGCGCTCGCGACCACCAACGCCCTCGAGCTCGGGGTCGACATCTCCGGGCTCGACGCGGTGCTCATCATCGGCTGGCCGGGAACCCGGGTCTCCCTGTGGCAGCAGGCCGGGCGCGCCGGCCGTGCCGGGGCTGACGGGCTCGTCGCCTTCGTCGCGCGCGAGGACCCGCTCGACACCTTCCTCGTGCACCACCCCGACGCGATCTTCCGGACACCCATCGAGGCCACGGTCTTCGACCCGACCAACCCCTACGTGCTCGCCGGGCACCTCTGCGCAGCAGCCGGTGAGCTGCCCGTGCGCACCGAGGACCTCCCGCTCTTCGGGGGCGACGCCGCCCGTACCCTGCTCGACCAGCTCACCGAGCGCGGGACGCTGCGGCGCCGCAGCTCGGGCTGGTTCTGGACGCACCACCAGAACGCCGCCGGGTTCACCAACATCCGCGGCGAGGGCGGCACGCCCGTGTCCGTGGTCGAGTCGGCGACCGGACGGCTGCTCGGCACGGTGGACGCCGCCGCGGCGGACGGCTCGGTCCACACCGGCGCGGTGTACGTGCACCAGGGCGAGACCTTCGTGGTCGAGGACTACAACCTGGTCGACTCGGTAGCCCTCGTGGGCCGTGAGGACGTCGGGTACGGGACGTGGTCGCGGTCGATCACGTCGATCGACGTCATCGAGGAGACCGACCACGTCGACTGGGGCTCGGAGACCTCGGCAGACGGCCGACCCGCCGTCGAGTGGGGCTTCGGGACCGTCGAGGTGCACCACCAGGTGGAGAGCTTCCAGCGCCGGCGGGTCCCCTCGCAGGAGGTCCTCGGCACCGAGCCCCTCGACCTGCCCGTGCGGACCCTGCGCACGGCCGCCGCCTGGTGGACCGTCTCGGCCGAGCTGCTCGAGGCCGCGCAGGTCGACGCGGACCAGGCGCCGGGCGCGCTGCACGCCGCCGAGCACGCGTCCATCGGCCTGCTCCCCCTGCTCGCCACCTGCGACCGGTGGGACCTCGGCGGCGTCTCGACCGCGATGCACGTCGACACCGAGCGGGCCACCGTGTTCGTCTACGACGCGTTCCCCGGCGGTGCCGGCTTCGCCGAGCGCGGGTACCACCTCGCCCAGACGTGGCTCGCCGCGACCCGCGAGGCCATCGCCACCTGCTCGTGCGCCACCGGGTGCCCGGGCTGCGTGCAGTCCCCTAAGTGCGGCAACGGCAACAACCCGCTCGACAAGGCCGCCGCGGTCAGGCTGCTCGACGCGGTGCTGGCGCAAGGGCCGGGGAGTGCTGTGGGCGGCGGAGCGGGCCTGGGAGTGCCCGACAAGGAGTGA